In the genome of Neodiprion pinetum isolate iyNeoPine1 chromosome 2, iyNeoPine1.2, whole genome shotgun sequence, one region contains:
- the LOC124211182 gene encoding smoothelin-like protein 2: MHTPKSAGKDFQFKFTDPVVQNNAALIKERLLAWCRAKTKEYENVQLDNFSTSWNNGLAFCALLHHFRPDAFDYHSLRKEERRKNFELAFTKADEVAGIAPLLDVEDMVIMQKPDWKCVFTYVQSIYRRFKDED, translated from the exons ATGCa CACACCTAAATCAGCTGGGAAAGACTTTCAGTTCAAGTTCACCGACCCTGTGGTACAAAATAATGCTGCTCTAATCAAGGAGAGACTATTAGCATGGTGTCGCGCCAAGACCAAGGAATATGAG AATGTTCAGCTCGATAACTTTTCGACAAGTTGGAACAACGGATTGGCATTCTGTGCGCTGCTTCATCATTTCAGACCTGATGCTTTTGATTACCATAGTCTTCGCAAGGAGGAACGTAGGAAGAATTTTGAATTGGCTTTCACCAAAGCTGA cGAAGTTGCAGGTATCGCACCGTTACTGGACGTCGAGGATATGGTTATAATGCAAAAACCAGACTGGAAGTGTGTTTTTACCTATGTTCAGTCTATCTATCGCCGCTTCAAGGATGAGGATTGA
- the geminin gene encoding geminin isoform X1, whose amino-acid sequence MKPEGTTKVSAAKTAASEDTKVRKSLRVLQPAAKDKENLVGAGRTLRSTASAKELLKNEMSEKTAKTETVKRKKVHHKGIQTTQEKIKVSVEDLTSEAGPSENYWEVLAERRRIALEDALEENSALTERIVKLEEENRVCNEMLDETRALVEVLQEMIGEDGNGINNSLDDSAL is encoded by the exons ATGAAGCCCGAAGGTACCACCAAAGTATCTGCCGCCAAAACCGCGGCTTCAGAG GATACAAAGGTAAGGAAATCCTTACGTGTTTTGCAGCCAGCTGCGAAAGATAAGGAGAACCTGGTTGGTGCCGGCAGAACGCTCAGATCTACAGCTTCTGCAAAAGAGCTTCTCAAAAA tGAAATGTCTGAGAAGACTGCAAAAACTGAAACAGTCAAGCGCAAAAAAGTGCATCACAAAGGTATCCAAACAACTCAGGAAAAAATCAAGGTATCAGTTGAAGATCTTACCTCTGAAG CTGGACCAAGTGAAAATTATTGGGAAGTTTTGGCAGAACGCCGACGTATTGCGCTTGAAGATGCCCTGGAGGAGAACAGTGCCTTAACTGAACGTATTGTTAAATTGGAAGAAGAAAATCGCGTCTGCAATGAAATGTTGGATGAGACCAGGGCACTCGTCGAAGTATTGCAG gAAATGATTGGCGAGGATGGAAACGGTATTAATAACTCCTTAGATGACAGCGCTTTATGA
- the geminin gene encoding geminin isoform X2, with product MKPEGTTKVSAAKTAASEPAAKDKENLVGAGRTLRSTASAKELLKNEMSEKTAKTETVKRKKVHHKGIQTTQEKIKVSVEDLTSEAGPSENYWEVLAERRRIALEDALEENSALTERIVKLEEENRVCNEMLDETRALVEVLQEMIGEDGNGINNSLDDSAL from the exons ATGAAGCCCGAAGGTACCACCAAAGTATCTGCCGCCAAAACCGCGGCTTCAGAG CCAGCTGCGAAAGATAAGGAGAACCTGGTTGGTGCCGGCAGAACGCTCAGATCTACAGCTTCTGCAAAAGAGCTTCTCAAAAA tGAAATGTCTGAGAAGACTGCAAAAACTGAAACAGTCAAGCGCAAAAAAGTGCATCACAAAGGTATCCAAACAACTCAGGAAAAAATCAAGGTATCAGTTGAAGATCTTACCTCTGAAG CTGGACCAAGTGAAAATTATTGGGAAGTTTTGGCAGAACGCCGACGTATTGCGCTTGAAGATGCCCTGGAGGAGAACAGTGCCTTAACTGAACGTATTGTTAAATTGGAAGAAGAAAATCGCGTCTGCAATGAAATGTTGGATGAGACCAGGGCACTCGTCGAAGTATTGCAG gAAATGATTGGCGAGGATGGAAACGGTATTAATAACTCCTTAGATGACAGCGCTTTATGA
- the LOC124211421 gene encoding uncharacterized protein R10E11.6 yields the protein MNRNHVNVDKKMSQLPSWLWTTSNLLPPIYRQIWEDVKESKPAVYGGSSAINEVLVDTNKVFPLLLTSQLPTEVLGYIWSLANHKYAGQLTEQELYVVLALVAIAQASYTFNSLDVLHLTPSPPIPNLNMSLLGGKQAVPAKFEAKSQPENISFDTSDEFSDFQSAPAVNSQSVPSVPMIDSRQGSAIGSRLANHNLGVKKPSEKPRKVNNGKPHAGGSQARNPGSKELLGNDPIADLFPKCPIKTQSKVVILKDTAIRSNDLPKESGVGPKENVVQFLDRGTSSLDNNSFLNMQGIRDKVTTPKKEIEEGRLDLMSVQSTEDKYSALRVLVEEPQSTTIATTPSIDVLPTDDFGDFVSAEQPETKHNPVPSQEPIDFFSNFDFKDSNADFRTENMFVQGISNSFSNLRIENATDPAAVSEKFDGISESDKVVQKEDNISVNSIELGIGSLGCLPRSGSVPSLDLKCFLTNSQDDDHQVESMHQLIYWDWKQYMEGCILLLQVAANIFTSITSEDVLHEVLASAQGYDFLCNLAEVAAVCRRVNFSHKELDINMMGFDDLLMDIDRTWAEMEPFYSNIPIVTELPVWPLHHGENITCSLCLTVVTSDRVIYNESSYHVTCANLWLNCISNNLPALSYPLSQLSSTSLNNRQV from the exons ATGAACAGAAATCACGTCaacgttgataaaaaaatgtcccaaCTGCCAAGCTGGTTGTGGACAACCTCAAATTTGCTGCCGCCGATATATCGGCAAATCTGGGAAGATGTGAAGGAGAGTAAACCGGCCGTCTACGGAGGGTCGAGCGCAATAAACGAAGTCTTGGTTGACACGAACAAGGTGTTTCCACTCCTACTCACTAGTCAATTACCGACCGAAGTTCTTGGATATATCTGGAGTCTCGCCAATCACAAGTATGCCGGACAATTGACTGAGCAAGAGCTGTACGTAGTTCTAGCCCTGGTGGCCATTGCTCAGGCTTCATATACCTTCAATAGTTTGGACGTCCTGCATCTGACGCCGTCACCACCGATACCAAATTTAAATATGTCACTGTTGGGTGGAAAGCAAGCAGTTCCAGCAAAGTTTGAGGCGAAATCTCAGCCTGAAAATATCTCATTTGACACGAGTGATGAATTTTCAGACTTCCAAAGTGCTCCGGCTGTGAACAGCCAGTCGGTACCAAGCGTTCCTATGATCGACTCCAGGCAGGGATCCGCAATCGGAAGCCGGCTCGCCAACCATAATCTAGGGGTGAAGAAACCCAGTGAAAAACCAAGGAAAGTTAACAACGGCAAGCCGCACGCCGGCGGTAGTCAGGCCAGAAATCCTGGCAGCAAAGAGCTGCTGGGAAACGATCCTATAGCTGACCTTTTTCCAAAATGTCCAATAAAAACACAATCCAAAGTCGTCATACTCAAAGACACTGCCATACGGAGCAATGATCTACCCAAGGAGAGCGGAGTCGGCCCTAAAGAAAATGTGGTTCAGTTTCTGGATAGAGGGACTTCGTCTCTGGATAACAATAGTTTTTTAAATATGCAAGGAATTAGAGACAAAGTAACAACACCAAAGAAAGAGATTGAGGAAGGTCGACTAGACCTAATGAGCGTTCAGTCGACGGAGGACAAGTACAGCGCGCTGAGAGTATTAGTTGAAGAACCACAGTCGACTACAATTGCAACAACGCCAAGCATTGACGTTTTGCCAACGGATGATTTTGGGGACTTTGTATCCGCCGAGCAACCTGAAACGAAACACAATCCTGTGCCCTCGCAAGAGccaattgattttttctcaaattttgactTCAAAGACTCTAATGCGGATTTTAGAACAGAAAATATGTTTGTTCAAGGAATTTCTAACTCATTTAGTAATCTCAGAATCGAGAATGCTACTGATCCTGCTGCAGTGAGCGAAAAATTTGATGGTATAAGTGAATCAG aTAAAGTAGTCCAAAAAGAAGATAACATCTCAGTAAATAGCATAGAACTGGGTATTGGATCATTAGGCTGTTTACCCCGATCTGGCTCTGTTCCCAGCCTTGATTTAAAGTGTTTCTTAACAAACAGCCAAGACGATGATCATCAGGTGGAAAGCATGCATCAG cTAATATATTGGGATTGGAAGCAGTACATGGAAGGCTGCATACTTCTGTTACAAGTCGCAGCAAACATATTTACCAGCATTACCTCGGAAGATGTTTTACACGAAGTTCTTGCTTCTGCCCAAGGCTACGATTTTCTCTGTA ATTTAGCTGAAGTAGCAGCTGTTTGCAGAAGAgtaaatttctctcataaagAACTAGATATTAATATGATGGGATTCGACGATCTTCTAATGGATATTGACCGGACTTGGGCTGAGATGGAACCGTTTTATTCCAATATCCCG atcGTCACAGAATTGCCAGTCTGGCCTTTACATCATGGTGAGAATATCACTTGTTCTCTATGCTTAACAGTAGTAACAAGTGATAGAGTTATTTACAATGAGAGCAGCTATCACGTGACCTGTGCTAATTTGTGGCTAAATTGCATAAGTAACAATCTTCCGGCTTTATCCTACCCTTTGTCTCAACTTTCTTCTACATCGTTGAATAATAGacaagtatga
- the spt4 gene encoding transcription elongation factor SPT4 → MSMETVPKDLRGLRACLVCSLIKTFDQFEFDGCDNCDEFLRMKNNKDNVFDCTSSNFDGMIAVMSPEDSWVCKWQRINRFCKGVYAISVSGRLPANVIREMKSRGIVYRPRDTSQR, encoded by the exons ATGTCAATGGAGACTGTACCCAAAGATTTACGTGGCTTGCGAGCATGTTTAGTCTGTTCACTGATTAAG ACGTTCGATCAGTTTGAATTTGACGGCTGCGATAACTGTGACGAATTTCTTCGCATGAAAAACAACAAGGATAACGTGTTTGATTGCACAAGCTCAAATTTTGATGG AATGATTGCAGTAATGAGCCCTGAAGATAGTTGGGTCTGCAAATGGCAGAGAATAA ACCGTTTCTGCAAAGGTGTGTACGCGATTTCTGTATCCGGACGTTTGCCAGCTAATGTCATCAGGGAAATGAAGAGTAGAGGGATCGTGTACAGGCCACGTGACACAAGTCAACGATAG
- the mago gene encoding protein mago nashi homolog yields MSTDFYIRYYVGHKGKFGHEFLEFEFRPDGKLRYANNSNYKNDTMIRKEAYVHNCVMEELKRIIQDSEIMQEDDSLWPQPDRVGRQELEIVIGDEHISFTTSKTGSLLDVNQSRDPEGLRCFYYLVQDLKCLVFSLIGLHFKIKPI; encoded by the coding sequence ATGTCGACAGATTTCTATATACGCTACTACGTAGGCCACAAAGGTAAATTCGGCCACGAATTTCTCGAGTTCGAATTCAGGCCAGACGGAAAATTGAGGTACGCCAACAATTCGAACTACAAAAACGACACGATGATCCGCAAGGAAGCGTACGTTCACAACTGCGTTATGGAAGAACTGAAGAGGATAATACAGGATTCGGAAATAATGCAAGAGGATGATTCTCTATGGCCGCAACCGGACAGAGTCGGTCGACAAGAATTGGAAATTGTCATCGGAGACGAACACATTTCATTCACAACATCTAAAACTGGTTCGCTACTAGACGTCAATCAATCCAGGGATCCGGAAGGACTACGATGCTTCTATTACCTCGTCCAGGACCTCAAGTGCCTCGTGTTTTCGCTCATCGGTCTCCACTTCAAAATAAAACCGATATAA
- the LOC124211426 gene encoding lysophospholipase D GDPD1: MFFYALIGGYVLTSMILFKYPTLIHKKKKVKFMCHHISHRGGAGESYENTMCAFKRAVAIGTEMLELDCHLTRDGQVVVSHDHNLLRSTGRNMNISDLDYKDLPLLKRNLPIDFDPDMEFVGSEKEEERRFALLKEVFDTFPNLPINIDIKVNDDRLIARVSDLIKEYNREEYTVWGNFSDEITKKCYKANPNVNLLFSMQRVTLLIFLMYTGLLPFVPLKETHLEIFLPSIYLRRKGGPIPTFLPLEKLVVRSINLLLMRPCLFNHLQARGIHVYFWVLNKEDEFKEAFELGATGVMTDYPTKLKLFLQNGAF, from the exons atgttctTTTACGCTTTGATCGGCGGCTACGTATTGACATCgatgattttgttcaaatacCCAACGTTGatacacaagaaaaaaaaggtgaaattCATGTGTCATCACATCAGTCACAGGGGTG GTGCTGGCGAAAGCTACGAAAATACAATGTGTGCATTCAAACG GGCTGTCGCAATTGGAACAGAAATGCTTGAGTTGGATTGTCATCTAACAAGAGATGGACAAGTAGTGGTTTCGCATGACCATAATCTATTGCGCAGCACTGGTAGGAATATGAATATATCGGATTTGGATTACAAAGATTTGCCATTACTGAAAAGGAATCTCCCTATTGACTTTGACCCAG ATATGGAATTTGTGGGATCTGAGAAAGAGGAGGAGCGAAGATTTGCCCTGTTGAAGGAAGTATTCGACACATTTCCCAACTTGCCTATCAACATTGACATCAAAGTCAATGACGATCGCCTCATCGCCAGGGTGTCAGATCTCATCAAAGAGTATAATCGCGAGGAATATACTGTGTGGGGAAACTTCAGTGACGAGATAactaaaaaatgttacaaagcG AATCCAAATGTGAACTTGCTGTTCTCTATGCAGCGTGTTACTTTACTCATATTCCTTATGTACACTGGTCTGTTACCATTTGTGCCTTTGAAAGAGACTcatttggaaatatttctaCCGTCTATCTATCTGAG GCGCAAAGGTGGTCCAATTCCAACATTTCTTCCATTGGAGAAACTAGTTGTTCGCTCTATAAACTTATTACTCATGAGGCCATGTTTGTTTAATCATCTGCAAGCACGTGGAATACAT GTATACTTTTGGGTATTGAATAAGGAAGATGAGTTCAAAGAAGCATTTGAACTTGGTGCCACAGGAGTGATGACAGATTATCCCACAAaactaaaattatttctacaaaATGGTGCGTTCTAA
- the spin gene encoding protein spinster isoform X1 yields METTTRIPPNLSHQHLMGEEHQNPLGGQPKRITPVERVVTLREWLTVLVLCFVNLINYMDRFTIAGILTDIQKNYNIGDDLGGLLQTAFIVSYMIFAPLFGYLGDRYNRKFIMSFGVFLWCLTTFIGSYMQSFEWFLVFRMFVGIGEASYSTIAPTIISDLFVKDVRSKMLALFYFAIPVGSGLGYITGSKTAEFAGSWHWGLRVTPVLGILAVFLILLVVQDPVRGEREGGSHIHSTSWTDDIKSLCRNPSFMLSTAGFTCVSFVAGALAWWGPSFIHLALTLQPNGGKEITLSDVSYKFGIIAMIAGIIGVPLGSIMAQRLRVKWRNADPLICAVGLLISTPFLFFGIITASTNSILCYTLIFFGQLALNLNWSIVADMLLYVVLPTRRSTAEAFQILIAHMLGDAGSPYIIGLVSQALKKALSPTTLVIGDEDKNEYDAVTKFRSLQYALFITTFIEIIGGLFFFFTALYIQKDKAVVDLSIADETVSETLQYYDDELPNSTTN; encoded by the exons ATGGAAACGACAACGAGGATCCCTCCGAATTTGTCTCATCAGCATCTAATGGGTGAAGAGCATCAAAATCCCTTAGGTGGACAACCGAAGCGGATTACCCCGGTGGAAAGGGTTGTCACATTACGCGAATGGCTAACCGTACTTGTATTATGCTTCGTTAATCTGATCAACTACATGGACAGATTTACTATCGCAG GAATTTTGACAGACATTCAAAAGAATTACAACATAGGAGATGACTTGGGCGGCTTGCTTCAAACAGCCTTTATAGTAAGCTATATGATCTTTGCACCTTTATTTGGATACCTTGGAGATCGGTACAACAGAAAATTCATCATGAGTTTTGGAGTCTTTCTTTGGTGCCTTACAACCTTTATTGGCTCTTACATGCAG agTTTCGAATGGTTTTTGGTATTTCGAATGTTCGTTGGTATTGGCGAGGCTAGTTACTCGACCATAGCCCCTACCATCATAAGCGACTTGTTCGTCAAAGACGTTCGATCAAAGATGCTAGCCCTGTTCTACTTTGCCATACCGGTCGGAAG TGGTTTAGGGTACATAACGGGGAGCAAGACTGCAGAATTTGCTGGTTCCTGGCACTGGGGGCTACGCGTTACCCCAGTATTAGGTATACTGGCAGTATTTCTGATTTTATTAGTGGTACAGGATCCTGTTAGGGGTGAAAGAGAAGGAGGGAGTCATATTCACAGCACTTCATGGACAGACGATATCAAATCCCTGTGTAGAAA tcCTAGCTTCATGCTATCCACCGCAGGATTCACCTGCGTCTCATTCGTCGCTGGAGCATTGGCATGGTGGGGACCTTCGTTTATTCACTTGGCCCTCACACTCCAGCCTAAtggaggaaaagaaattacCTTATCCGA CGTTTCATACAAATTCGGAATCATAGCTATGATTGCGGGGATTATTGGAGTCCCGCTAGGATCAATTATGGCACAACGATTAAGGGTGAAATGGCGAAACGCGGATCCACTGATTTGTGCTGTTGGCTTACTTATTAGCAcgccttttcttttcttcggaATCATTACTGCCAGTACAAATTCAATTCTTTGTTATACCCTCATATTTTTTGGACAGCTCGCATTGAATCTTAACTGGTCAATTGTAGCTGATATGTTACTg TATGTCGTCCTACCGACAAGAAGGTCAACTGCAGaagcttttcaaattttaatagCACACATGTTAGGAGATGCGGGAAGTCCATATATTATTGGATTA GTATCTCAGGCATTGAAAAAGGCACTGAGCCCAACGACCCTCGTAATCGGCGatgaagataaaaatgaatacgACGCAGTGACTAAATTTCGTAGTCTACAATACGCCCTCTTCATAACAACATTTATCGAAATAATTGGTggccttttcttctttttcacggCTCTGTACATACAGAAGGACAAGGCTGTAGTCGATCTTTCAATCGCAG ATGAAACAGTTTCAGAAACATTGCAATACTACGATGACGAGCTTCCAAATAGCACAACaaattga
- the spin gene encoding protein spinster isoform X2 encodes METTTRIPPNLSHQHLMGEEHQNPLGGQPKRITPVERVVTLREWLTVLVLCFVNLINYMDRFTIAGILTDIQKNYNIGDDLGGLLQTAFIVSYMIFAPLFGYLGDRYNRKFIMSFGVFLWCLTTFIGSYMQSFEWFLVFRMFVGIGEASYSTIAPTIISDLFVKDVRSKMLALFYFAIPVGSGLGYITGSKTAEFAGSWHWGLRVTPVLGILAVFLILLVVQDPVRGEREGGSHIHSTSWTDDIKSLCRNPSFMLSTAGFTCVSFVAGALAWWGPSFIHLALTLQPNGGKEITLSDVSYKFGIIAMIAGIIGVPLGSIMAQRLRVKWRNADPLICAVGLLISTPFLFFGIITASTNSILCYTLIFFGQLALNLNWSIVADMLLYVVLPTRRSTAEAFQILIAHMLGDAGSPYIIGLVSQALKKALSPTTLVIGDEDKNEYDAVTKFRSLQYALFITTFIEIIGGLFFFFTALYIQKDKAVVDLSIAEKCLDTKNNGQSESTRL; translated from the exons ATGGAAACGACAACGAGGATCCCTCCGAATTTGTCTCATCAGCATCTAATGGGTGAAGAGCATCAAAATCCCTTAGGTGGACAACCGAAGCGGATTACCCCGGTGGAAAGGGTTGTCACATTACGCGAATGGCTAACCGTACTTGTATTATGCTTCGTTAATCTGATCAACTACATGGACAGATTTACTATCGCAG GAATTTTGACAGACATTCAAAAGAATTACAACATAGGAGATGACTTGGGCGGCTTGCTTCAAACAGCCTTTATAGTAAGCTATATGATCTTTGCACCTTTATTTGGATACCTTGGAGATCGGTACAACAGAAAATTCATCATGAGTTTTGGAGTCTTTCTTTGGTGCCTTACAACCTTTATTGGCTCTTACATGCAG agTTTCGAATGGTTTTTGGTATTTCGAATGTTCGTTGGTATTGGCGAGGCTAGTTACTCGACCATAGCCCCTACCATCATAAGCGACTTGTTCGTCAAAGACGTTCGATCAAAGATGCTAGCCCTGTTCTACTTTGCCATACCGGTCGGAAG TGGTTTAGGGTACATAACGGGGAGCAAGACTGCAGAATTTGCTGGTTCCTGGCACTGGGGGCTACGCGTTACCCCAGTATTAGGTATACTGGCAGTATTTCTGATTTTATTAGTGGTACAGGATCCTGTTAGGGGTGAAAGAGAAGGAGGGAGTCATATTCACAGCACTTCATGGACAGACGATATCAAATCCCTGTGTAGAAA tcCTAGCTTCATGCTATCCACCGCAGGATTCACCTGCGTCTCATTCGTCGCTGGAGCATTGGCATGGTGGGGACCTTCGTTTATTCACTTGGCCCTCACACTCCAGCCTAAtggaggaaaagaaattacCTTATCCGA CGTTTCATACAAATTCGGAATCATAGCTATGATTGCGGGGATTATTGGAGTCCCGCTAGGATCAATTATGGCACAACGATTAAGGGTGAAATGGCGAAACGCGGATCCACTGATTTGTGCTGTTGGCTTACTTATTAGCAcgccttttcttttcttcggaATCATTACTGCCAGTACAAATTCAATTCTTTGTTATACCCTCATATTTTTTGGACAGCTCGCATTGAATCTTAACTGGTCAATTGTAGCTGATATGTTACTg TATGTCGTCCTACCGACAAGAAGGTCAACTGCAGaagcttttcaaattttaatagCACACATGTTAGGAGATGCGGGAAGTCCATATATTATTGGATTA GTATCTCAGGCATTGAAAAAGGCACTGAGCCCAACGACCCTCGTAATCGGCGatgaagataaaaatgaatacgACGCAGTGACTAAATTTCGTAGTCTACAATACGCCCTCTTCATAACAACATTTATCGAAATAATTGGTggccttttcttctttttcacggCTCTGTACATACAGAAGGACAAGGCTGTAGTCGATCTTTCAATCGCAG AAAAATGTCTAGACACTAAGAATAATGGGCAGTCAGAATCAACGCGTTTATAG
- the spin gene encoding protein spinster isoform X3, translated as MIFAPLFGYLGDRYNRKFIMSFGVFLWCLTTFIGSYMQSFEWFLVFRMFVGIGEASYSTIAPTIISDLFVKDVRSKMLALFYFAIPVGSGLGYITGSKTAEFAGSWHWGLRVTPVLGILAVFLILLVVQDPVRGEREGGSHIHSTSWTDDIKSLCRNPSFMLSTAGFTCVSFVAGALAWWGPSFIHLALTLQPNGGKEITLSDVSYKFGIIAMIAGIIGVPLGSIMAQRLRVKWRNADPLICAVGLLISTPFLFFGIITASTNSILCYTLIFFGQLALNLNWSIVADMLLYVVLPTRRSTAEAFQILIAHMLGDAGSPYIIGLVSQALKKALSPTTLVIGDEDKNEYDAVTKFRSLQYALFITTFIEIIGGLFFFFTALYIQKDKAVVDLSIADETVSETLQYYDDELPNSTTN; from the exons ATGATCTTTGCACCTTTATTTGGATACCTTGGAGATCGGTACAACAGAAAATTCATCATGAGTTTTGGAGTCTTTCTTTGGTGCCTTACAACCTTTATTGGCTCTTACATGCAG agTTTCGAATGGTTTTTGGTATTTCGAATGTTCGTTGGTATTGGCGAGGCTAGTTACTCGACCATAGCCCCTACCATCATAAGCGACTTGTTCGTCAAAGACGTTCGATCAAAGATGCTAGCCCTGTTCTACTTTGCCATACCGGTCGGAAG TGGTTTAGGGTACATAACGGGGAGCAAGACTGCAGAATTTGCTGGTTCCTGGCACTGGGGGCTACGCGTTACCCCAGTATTAGGTATACTGGCAGTATTTCTGATTTTATTAGTGGTACAGGATCCTGTTAGGGGTGAAAGAGAAGGAGGGAGTCATATTCACAGCACTTCATGGACAGACGATATCAAATCCCTGTGTAGAAA tcCTAGCTTCATGCTATCCACCGCAGGATTCACCTGCGTCTCATTCGTCGCTGGAGCATTGGCATGGTGGGGACCTTCGTTTATTCACTTGGCCCTCACACTCCAGCCTAAtggaggaaaagaaattacCTTATCCGA CGTTTCATACAAATTCGGAATCATAGCTATGATTGCGGGGATTATTGGAGTCCCGCTAGGATCAATTATGGCACAACGATTAAGGGTGAAATGGCGAAACGCGGATCCACTGATTTGTGCTGTTGGCTTACTTATTAGCAcgccttttcttttcttcggaATCATTACTGCCAGTACAAATTCAATTCTTTGTTATACCCTCATATTTTTTGGACAGCTCGCATTGAATCTTAACTGGTCAATTGTAGCTGATATGTTACTg TATGTCGTCCTACCGACAAGAAGGTCAACTGCAGaagcttttcaaattttaatagCACACATGTTAGGAGATGCGGGAAGTCCATATATTATTGGATTA GTATCTCAGGCATTGAAAAAGGCACTGAGCCCAACGACCCTCGTAATCGGCGatgaagataaaaatgaatacgACGCAGTGACTAAATTTCGTAGTCTACAATACGCCCTCTTCATAACAACATTTATCGAAATAATTGGTggccttttcttctttttcacggCTCTGTACATACAGAAGGACAAGGCTGTAGTCGATCTTTCAATCGCAG ATGAAACAGTTTCAGAAACATTGCAATACTACGATGACGAGCTTCCAAATAGCACAACaaattga
- the LOC124211427 gene encoding enkurin produces MSTVLIKEHTEHVTNLIPQIVEERIKSPIYRSKYHMKPAKLKGEDLIKLDFTKEESVEPKKFDHHTFGVACVPRTPPTQFLKKKSRIEPPRPEIKHVHYKRPGYPKSLPAWVPVKRSIKSGLPELPQDPTVTARKNFKLENIVNVKRSRPQQPKKRYVDTRYGSAHDLEASGLLPIYIHRADYGKIPSFVSSKNIKKEEENDETRVQPLCRYITATERAKLLEGMKKKWDELQKEFQCLPFVIDTLPRITRKTQMEDALKQLEKDIDMIEKHPYIYVYSDSEED; encoded by the exons ATGTCTACTGTTTTAATTAAGGAACACACTGAACATGTCACCAATCTTATACCACAAATTGTCGAAGAACGAATTAAAAGTCCCAT ATACCGTTCGAAATATCATATGAAGCCTGCAAAACTCAAGGGTGAAGATTTGATAAAACTAGATTTCACAAAAGAGGAGTCTGTAGAACCAAAGAAATTTGATCATCACACTTTTGGGGTGGCCTGTGTGCCACGTACCCCACCTACgcagtttttgaaaaagaaaagccGTATTGAGCCACCAAGACCCGAAATTAAACACGTACATTATAAACGACCCGGATATCCAAAGTCACTTCCAGCTTGGGTGCCAGTGAAACGAAGCATAAAATCTGGATTACCAGAATTACCTCAAGATCCGACTGTAACCGCGAGAAAAAACTtcaaattagaaaatattgttaatGTAAAAAGATCGCGGCCTCAGCAGCCGAAAAAACGTTACGTCGACACAAGATATGGCTCGGCACATGATTTAGAAGCCAGTGGTCTGCTGCCCATTTACATTCACAGAGCG gATTATGGAAAGATACCCAGTTTTGTGTCGTCAAAGAATAtcaagaaggaggaggagaacgACGAGACGAGAGTTCAACCCCTTTGTCGTTATATTACAGCAACTGAACGAGCAAAACTTCTCGAA GGTATGAAGAAGAAGTGGGATGAACTGCAAAAAGAGTTCCAGTGTCTGCCTTTTGTGATTGATACGCTACCCAGAATTACGCGGAAAACACAGATGGAAGATGCTTTGAAACAGCTTGAGAAAGACATTGATATGATAGAGAAACATCCttacatatatgtgtacagTGACAGCGAAGAAgattaa